A genome region from Naumovozyma castellii chromosome 5, complete genome includes the following:
- the PRP22 gene encoding DEAH-box ATP-dependent RNA helicase PRP22 (ancestral locus Anc_7.163), with protein MSNINEKIGSIIGSSDPVIIKFILKMKSDSKTEQDFKEHIEALDTGLSPEDIKRIYDILTLNHEEKPIAEKISEILKDDLDITDSIVCDFILDVISKSNSLNDLTKRLNELDSGLSTTTISKLYDVAKPQTPPQVKRELETNPFIKKEENPSGLSLPNQDIKWEKMDDNSDLMSLSSEIVLDESAKLNKIYKGQVKKLVAFGCFVQIYGTKLKDCDGLVHISEMADTKVRDPKEIVGEGQIVFVKVIKVQSNGKISLTMKHIDQKTGKEFGGGANAIPLENNRRGRVESRNSNETSIEKKIKRRALTSPERWEIRQLISSGAAPIEDYPELNEEKKDNNSETGETPSNNDNNDTTEDEDIEVELNLDDEPEFLKGQLEKGAKRFEMPKIVRVPRGSMNRVAMYGSNAIKQHREDKLSKKKEIEQEIRRKRVKDDPTKNPNEVKEEIETLRKQLIITAWERNRMRERITYGKRTSLPMTTQRKSLPVYKMRDQLLEAVRANQFLVIVGETGSGKTTQITQYLNEDGFGTRGIIGCTQPRRVAAVSVAKRVAEEFGCKVGEEVGYTIRFEDQTSKRTQIKYMTDGMLQRECLLDPIISKYSVIMLDEAHERTVATDILFALLKKAAIERPDLKVIVTSATLDSAKFSAYFNNCPVINIPGKTFPVEVLYSQSPQMDYIEAALDAVVQIHINEGAGDILVFLTGQEEIDSCCEILYERVKTLGDTIGELLILPVYSALPSEVQSKIFEPTPEGSRKVVFATNIAETSITIDGIYYVIDPGFAKINTYNPRAGMEQLVVTPISQAQANQRKGRAGRTGPGKCYRLYTESAFYNEMLQNSIPEIQRQNLSNTILMLKAMGINDLMNFDFMDPPPKNLMMHALEELFNLEALDNDGFLTKLGKRMSQFPMDPTLSRALISSVTNKCSDEIVTIISMLSVQNVFSRPKEKQQEADQRKARFHHPYGDHLTLLNVYTRWEQNRCSDDFCTQNFLHARHLKRAKDVKNQISMIFRQLGLPLTSCHGDPDLIRKTLVTGFFMNASKRDSQVGYKTILGGTVVGIHPSSSLYGKEYEYVIYHSLVLTSREYMSQVTSIEAKWLVELAPHFYKPTDSDSLSRKRVKITPLYNKFSKDQNSWRLSSIRQSRERALGVKR; from the coding sequence ATGTCCAACATTAATGAGAAGATAGGGAGTATTATTGGATCTTCTGATCCAGTAATTATAAAGTTTatcttgaagatgaaaagCGATTCAAAAACCGAACAGGACTTTAAAGAGCATATCGAAGCACTAGATACTGGTCTTTCTCCCGAAGATATAAAACGAATATACGATATTTTGACTCTCAACCATGAAGAGAAACCCATTGCTGAAAAGATTTCAGAAATCCTGAAGGATGACTTGGATATTACTGATTCCATAGTGTGTGACTTTATCCTCGATGTGATATCGAAATCGAATTCATTGAACGACCTAACAAAGAGACTAAATGAGTTAGACAGTGGTTTGTCTACTACAACTATTAGTAAACTGTATGATGTTGCAAAACCACAAACACCTCCACAGGTGAAAAGAGAACTAGAGACAAATCCATTTattaagaaagaagaaaatccTAGCGGACTGTCCTTACCAAATCAAGATATaaaatgggaaaaaatGGATGACAATTCCGATTTAATGTCTTTATCCTCAGAAATTGTATTAGATGAATCTgcaaaattgaataaaatcTACAAGGGACAAGTTAAGAAACTTGTTGCGTTTGGATGTTTTGTACAAATATATGGAACCAAGCTGAAAGATTGTGATGGACTTGTCCATATATCAGAAATGGCAGACACAAAAGTTAGAGACCCGAAGGAGATTGTGGGAGAGGGCCAAATTGTCTTCGTAAAAGTGATTAAAGTTCAATCGAAtggaaaaatttctttaaccATGAAACATATTGATCAAAAGACTGGTAAAGAATTTGGAGGAGGTGCCAACGCTATTCCATTAGAAAATAATAGGAGAGGTCGTGTTGAATCCAGGAATTCAAACGAGACgtcaattgaaaagaaaataaaaagaagagCATTGACATCACCAGAAAGATGGGAGATTAGACAGTTAATATCTAGTGGGGCAGCACCAATTGAAGATTATCCCGAGttgaatgaagaaaagaaagacaATAATTCTGAAACTGGAGAAACTCCAAGTAATAacgataataatgatactACAGAGGATGAGGATATTGAAGTGGAGCTAAACTTGGATGATGAACCTGAATTCTTGAAGGGTCAATTAGAGAAGGGTGCCAAAAGATTCGAAATGCCAAAAATTGTAAGAGTACCTAGAGGTTCAATGAATAGAGTGGCTATGTACGGATCAAATGCCATAAAACAGCATAGAGAGGATAAATTAAGTAAAAAGAAGGAGATTGAACAAGAGATACGAAGAAAACGGGTTAAAGACGATCCAACCaaaaatccaaatgaaGTTAAGGAGGAGATTGAAACATTAAGGAaacaattaattattaCGGCCTGGGAGAGAAATAGAATGAGAGAACGCATTACATACGGGAAACGAACTTCCCTACCAATGACTACTCAAAGGAAATCGCTACCTGTTTATAAAATGAGGGATCAATTGCTAGAAGCCGTCAGAGCAAATCAATTTTTGGTTATTGTTGGTGAGACAGGTTCCGGTAAAACAACACAAATTACTCAATACTTAAATGAAGACGGCTTCGGAACTAGGGGGATAATTGGGTGCACACAACCACGTAGAGTTGCTGCTGTATCTGTGGCTAAAAGGGTTGCCGAAGAGTTTGGTTGTAAAGTAGGTGAAGAAGTCGGTTATACGATAAGATTTGAGGATCAGACATCAAAGAGAACACAGATTAAGTATATGACAGATGGTATGTTACAAAGAGAATGTTTGCTGGATCCAATAATCTCTAAATATTCTGTCATCATGCTAGATGAGGCTCATGAAAGAACTGTTGCAACGGATATTCTTTTCGCATTACTAAAGAAAGCAGCGATAGAAAGACCAGATCTTAAGGTGATTGTTACATCTGCAACCTTAGATTCAGCCAAATTTTCCGCATATTTTAACAACTGTCCTGTTATAAATATTCCAGGTAAAACTTTCCCAGTGGAAGTCTTGTATTCACAATCACCGCAAATGGATTATATTGAAGCTGCATTAGATGCTGTTGTTCAAATACATATTAATGAAGGTGCTGGGGATATATTGGTATTTTTGACTggtcaagaagaaattgattcatgTTGTGAAATACTGTATGAACGAGTAAAAACATTAGGTGATACTATCGGTGAGCTATTAATTTTACCAGTCTATTCTGCGTTGCCTAGTGAAGTTCAATCTAAAATCTTTGAACCAACACCAGAAGGAAGTAGAAAGGTGGTATTTGCGACCAATATTGCTGAAACTTCCATTACCATTGATGGTATATACTATGTCATTGATCCTGGATTTGCCAAAATTAATACATATAATCCAAGGGCGGGAATGGAACAACTTGTCGTGACGCCCATCTCACAAGCCCAAGCAAATCAAAGGAAAGGGAGAGCTGGTAGAACGGGTCCTGGTAAATGTTATAGACTATACACTGAATCTGCATTCTACAACGAAATGCTGCAGAATAGCATACCTGAAATTCAACGACAGAATCTCTCGAACACAATATTGATGCTAAAGGCAATGGGTATTAatgatttaatgaattttgattttatgGACCCACCACctaaaaatttaatgatgcATGCACTAGAGGAgcttttcaatttggagGCCTTAGATAATGATGGGTTCCTAACGAAACTAGGTAAGAGAATGTCACAGTTTCCGATGGATCCAACATTATCCCGAGCATTAATTTCCTCTGTAACTAACAAATGTTCTGACGAAATAGTTACCATAATTTCTATGCTCTCAGTTCAAAACGTATTTTCTAGACCGAAAGagaaacaacaagaagCAGACCAGCGAAAGGCAAGATTCCATCATCCATATGGGGATCATTTAACACTTTTAAATGTCTACACACGTTGGGAGCAGAATAGATGCTCAGATGATTTTTGTACTCAAAACTTTTTGCATGCAAGACACTTGAAGAGAGCGAAGGACGTTAAGAATCAAATATCAATGATCTTCAGACAATTGGGGCTACCATTGACCAGTTGTCACGGTGACCCAGATTTAATAAGGAAAACATTAGTGACAGGTTTCTTTATGAATGCATCTAAGAGGGATTCACAAGTTGGATACAAGACTATTCTTGGTGGTACCGTGGTTGGGATCCATCCGTCCAGTTCTTTATATGGTAAAGAGTATGAATATGTGATCTACCATAGCTTAGTATTAACTTCCAGGGAATATATGTCACAAGTGACGAGCATTGAAGCCAAATGGCTTGTTGAACTTGCTCCTCACTTCTATAAACCTACAGATTCAGATAGTTTGTCGCGTAAGAGAGTGAAGATTACTCCCCTTTAcaataaattttctaaagatCAAAATTCTTGGAGGTTAAGTTCCATTAGACAATCAAGAGAAAGAGCATTGGGTGTCAAAAGGTAG
- the FAA2 gene encoding medium-chain fatty acid-CoA ligase FAA2 (ancestral locus Anc_7.166), protein MSEPTPKDYSIAELVEKDPRYAAMKERLSGFRKGSDEYIKELVEALPLTSYPRYKTFLKQQAIPLKGSEIQGFSPTYRSSLSPERLVTCLDKSLLSMYDHFLFSVRNWPDNDCLGRRQFDASTNTWGITYEFDSYRNIEARSRALGSGIMSLVNNKRKMPLDSNDFIVAILSHNNPEWVISDLASQAYSLTNTALYETLGPQTSEYIMNLTESPVLIFAKSNMFKVLRILPHLKFVNTLICMEEMNSEELSLINNSLLSNQVNSKNEVITLYSMKQVEQLGVLNQVPIIKPTADSVYTISFTSGTTGLPKGVEMTHRNITSGIAFGFSTFKNLKTRTDQPLHDLCFLPLAHIFQRMMVAYNFAMGVGMGFLHKPDPTVLVEDLQVLRPDAIALVPRVLTRFEAGIKSSLDKSAFQKNVANNILDSKISRATSKGGRDKSLMNFLVFHRVLIDKIRDSLGLTNASYIVTGSAPISKDTLLFLRSALDIGVRQGYGLTESFAGVCLSEPFERDVGSCGAIGISCECRLKSVPAMGYDAAKDLKGELQLRGPQIFDRYYKNPEETSKALDEEGWFSTGDVGFIDAKGRLHIIDRVKNFFKLQHGEYIAPEKIENTYLSSCPYITQIFIYGHPLKPHLIGIIGIDVQGVQKALERKNPEVRMWTGEQLVENLNTDRKLRCQLLTIINRYTVGLQGFEKMHNIHVGLEPLTVEDDVITPTLKIKRMNATKKFKEILDVLYEDGSLVKEGKL, encoded by the coding sequence ATGTCAGAACCAACTCCAAAAGATTACTCTATTGCTGAACTGGTGGAGAAGGACCCTAGGTATGCAGCAATGAAAGAAAGACTTTCAGGTTTCAGAAAGGGCTCCGATGAATACATCAAGGAACTGGTAGAAGCGTTGCCTTTGACTAGTTACCCCAGATACAAGacttttttgaaacaacaaGCAATTCCTTTGAAAGGCTCTGAAATTCAAGGTTTTAGTCCTACCTATAGAAGTTCCTTATCTCCAGAAAGGCTAGTTACTTGTTTAGATAAGAGCCTGCTTTCAATGTACgaccattttcttttctccGTAAGAAACTGGCCTGATAATGATTGTCTGGGTAGAAGACAATTCGATGCATCTACCAATACTTGGGGTATAACATATGAATTTGATAGTTACCGAAATATTGAGGCAAGAAGTCGTGCTTTAGGGAGCGGTATAATGTCCCTAGTTAATAATAAGAGAAAGATGCCACTTGACAGCAACGACTTCATAGTCGCTATTCTTTCTCATAATAACCCTGAATGGGTTATTTCTGACTTGGCATCTCAAGCCTATTCCCTAACGAACACTGCTTTATATGAAACTTTAGGGCCACAAACTTCAGAATATATCATGAATTTAACTGAGTCTCCAGTTTTGATCTTTGCAAAGTCTAACATGTTTAAAGTACTTCGTATTCTTccacatttgaaatttgttaaTACCTTAATATGTATGGAAGAAATGAATAGTGAAGAATTATCCTTAATTAACAATTCGTTACTTTCAAACCAAGTTAACTCCAAGAATGAAGTAATTACTTTATATTCAATGAAACAGGTGGAACAACTGGGTGTTTTAAATCAGGTCCCAATAATAAAACCAACTGCTGATTCAGTATACACCATTTCATTTACATCAGGTACTACGGGCTTACCAAAGGGTGTAGAAATGACACATAGAAATATTACGTCTGGTATTGCATTTGGTTTCTCCActttcaagaatttgaaaacaagAACTGACCAACCATTACATGATTTGTGTTTCTTACCTTTAGCTCACATTTTCCAAAGGATGATGGTCGCTTATAATTTTGCGATGGGTGTAGGTATGGGATTTTTACACAAACCTGATCCAACTGTTTTGGTGGAAGATCTTCAAGTTTTGAGACCAGATGCAATTGCCCTTGTGCCACGTGTGTTAACAAGATTTGAAGCTGGTATCAAGAGCTCCCTTGACAAATCTGCTTTCCAAAAAAACGTTgccaataatattttggaCTCCAAGATCTCTCGTGCAACTTCCAAAGGTGGACGTGATAAATCACTAATGAATTTCTTGGTATTTCATCGTGTCCTCATTGATAAGATTAGAGATTCCTTAGGATTAACCAATGCTTCTTATATTGTTACTGGATCGGCTCCAATTTCCAAGGATACTTTACTATTCTTGAGAAGTGCATTGGATATAGGTGTGAGACAAGGATATGGATTAACTGAATCTTTCGCAGGTGTATGTCTAAGTGAACCCTTTGAACGTGATGTGGGCTCATGTGGTGCAATTGGGATAAGTTGTGAATGTAGATTAAAATCTGTTCCTGCTATGGGCTATGATGCTGCTAAGGATTTAAAGGGTGAATTGCAATTGAGAGGTCCGCAAATATTTGATCGGTATTATAAGAACCCTGAAGAAACTTCAAAGGCTTTAGATGAAGAGGGTTGGTTTTCTACTGGTGATGTTGGGTTTATTGATGCAAAAGGTAGACTTCACATAATTGATCGtgtaaagaattttttcaaattacaaCATGGTGAATACATTGCTCcagaaaagattgaaaatacTTATTTGTCATCATGTCCATACATTACacaaatttttatttatggCCATCCATTGAAACCACATCTTATTGGCATTATTGGTATAGATGTTCAAGGGGTTCAGAAGGCAttagaaagaaagaatcCAGAAGTTAGAATGTGGACGGGTGAGCAATTAGTAGAGAACTTGAATACGGACCGCAAATTAAGATGTCAATTATTaacaattattaatagGTATACAGTCGGATTACAAGGGTTTGAAAAAATGCATAATATTCATGTTGGTTTAGAACCGCTAActgttgaagatgatgtgATTACAccaactttgaaaattaaaCGTATGAATGCCACCAAAAAGTTCAAGGAAATATTAGACGTTTTATATGAGGATGGGTCATTAGTTAAAGAGGGTAAACTTTGA
- the HEM14 gene encoding oxygen-dependent protoporphyrinogen oxidase (ancestral locus Anc_7.164), translating to MLLPLKKLPNNSKVAVVGGGVSGLMFTYFLGKLRPDIQITLFEGAKRTDGWINSWNTKDAEGKPIMLERGPRTLRGVSDGTVLIMDILRNHDEEKSIQCIDANSNANRKFLLDPNDHLVQVPNSLGSFLKFISNPLSKGLFSGLLGEWFRKPSINPTSDETVKSLMDRRYGNDLIGKNLLSAIYHGIYADDISTLSAQKTAAKTFYAERQYGSTMKAAFQNWKEKLFSSKSGNPLSKCLREYQTEFNKDSNVLIKLSQNLKQYPMLGLVGGLETLPKVVRKALDGMENVQILVNNPVTKISYTSRKPTVGVKLSNGDKMEGFDHLRLTNTPDKMASMVSATYRNLVKDLKLVEANTVVLVNFFLQKKDVIPKELEGFGYLVPSSNPNPEKVLGVIFDSVIENNFKPFDLRSKNKLRSNDYTKLTIMVGGHLLNKDGKQTIPAEDECISQVKDALNRHMKISREDLDDGLWVYTVAEKCFPHYFVGYNEWQARVEKEFLDRYDGKVSLGGMGFAKGPGVPDVVVDGFQDALKMK from the coding sequence ATGCTTTtgccattgaagaaattgccCAATAACTCTAAGGTTGCAGTGGTTGGTGGCGGAGTCTCTGGACTCATGTTTACTTACTTCTTGGGAAAGTTAAGACCTGACATCCAGATCACTTTATTCGAAGGTGCAAAGAGGACAGATGGTTGGATTAATTCATGGAATACCAAGGATGCTGAAGGTAAACCAATTATGCTAGAAAGAGGGCCAAGAACACTAAGGGGTGTGTCAGATGGTACTGTCCTGATTATGGATATCCTAAGGAATCATGACgaagaaaaatcaataCAGTGTATTGACGCGAATTCAAATGCAAATAGGAAGTTCTTATTAGACCCCAATGATCATCTAGTGCAAGTGCCCAATTCACTTGGAAGTTTTTTAAAGTTTATATCCAATCCCTTGAGTAAAGGTTTATTTAGTGGATTATTGGGAGAATGGTTCAGGAAACCTAGTATAAACCCAACTTCCGATGAAACTGTTAAAAGTTTAATGGATAGAAGATATGGGAATGATCTTATTGGCAAGAATTTACTTAGTGCCATCTACCATGGCATATATGCCGATGACATTTCTACATTAAGTGCACAAAAGACTGCGGCTAAAACTTTCTATGCAGAAAGACAATATGGATCAACAATGAAAGCAGCTTTCCAGAACTGGAAGGAAAAGTTGTTTAGCTCGAAGAGCGGCAACCCTCTTAGTAAATGTTTAAGAGAATACCAAACCGAATTTAACAAAGACTCCAATGTATTGATCAAGTTATCACAGAATCTAAAGCAGTATCCAATGTTAGGACTAGTTGGGGGTTTAGAAACTTTACCAAAAGTTGTCAGAAAAGCATTAGATGGAATGGAGAATGTCCAAATATTGGTAAATAATCCAGTTACAAAGATATCATATACATCTAGAAAGCCAACTGTTGGAGTGAAGTTATCCAATGGAGACAAAATGGAAGGATTCGATCATCTAAGACTTACAAATACCCCTGATAAGATGGCATCTATGGTTTCCGCCACTTATCGAAACCTAGTCaaggatttgaaattagTAGAAGCTAACACGGTTGTTCTTGtgaatttctttttgcAGAAGAAAGACGTTATTCCAAAGGAATTAGAAGGTTTTGGTTACCTAGTTCCAAGttcaaatccaaatccTGAAAAAGTCCTTGGTGTCATATTTGATTctgttattgaaaataatttcaaaccTTTTGATCTAAGAAGTAAGAATAAGCTGAGATCCAATGATTACACCAAGCTAACAATAATGGTGGGAGGTCACTTATTAAACAAAGATGGGAAGCAAACAATTCCTGCCGAAGATGAATGTATTTCTCAGGTAAAGGATGCTTTAAACAGACACATGAAGATAAGTAGAGAAGATTTGGATGATGGGCTCTGGGTGTATACTGTTGCAGAAAAGTGTTTCCCGCATTATTTTGTTGGATACAATGAATGGCAAGCAAGAGTAGAAAAAGAATTCCTAGATAGATATGATGGGAAAGTTTCTTTAGGTGGCATGGGGTTTGCAAAAGGACCTGGTGTGCCGGATGTCGTTGTCGATGGTTTCCAGGATGctttaaagatgaaatag
- the PRE1 gene encoding proteasome core particle subunit beta 4 (ancestral locus Anc_7.162) encodes MDIILGIRVQDAVILASSKAVTRGISVLKDTDDKTRQLSPHTLMSFTGESGDTVQFAEYIQANIQLYAIREDYELSPKAVSSFVRQELAKSIRSRKPYQVNVLIGGFDSKLNKPNLYQIDYLGTKVELPYAAHGYSGFYTFSLLDHHYRPDMTTEEGLKLLKLCIEELERRMPVDFKGVYVKIVDKDGIRQLDDF; translated from the coding sequence ATGGATATTATCTTAGGTATTAGAGTACAGGACGCTGTCATCTTAGCATCATCAAAAGCTGTAACTAGAGGTATCTCCGTCCTCAAGGACACAGACGACAAGACAAGACAACTATCCCCCCACACTTTAATGAGTTTCACAGGTGAATCTGGTGATACAGTGCAATTTGCAGAATATATTCAAGCTAATATTCAACTATATGCCATTAGAGAGGATTATGAATTATCACCTAAGGCGGTATCCAGTTTTGTCAGACAAGAATTGGCCAAATCTATTAGATCTAGAAAACCTTACCAAGTAAATGTGCTAATTGGTGGGTTTGATTCCAAACTCAATAAACCTAATTTGTATCAGATAGATTATTTGGGAACTAAAGTGGAATTACCTTATGCAGCTCATGGGTATTCAGGGTTCTATACTTTCTCATTATTAGATCATCATTATAGACCTGATATGACTACAGAAGAGGGACTAAAACTTTTGAAGCTATGTATCGaggaattggaaagaagAATGCCCGTAGATTTCAAAGGGGTATACGTTAAAATTGTTGATAAGGATGGTATAAGAcaattggatgattttTAA